A genomic segment from Bacillus cereus G9842 encodes:
- a CDS encoding YhdB family protein, whose translation MQTYNDYDKALYYTYCCNWDKLLVLMVQTNDQLFSKRIEHFLHAYQYSKELPEVDKQLQLLFQYIDHASQKSHVEEVEQIQM comes from the coding sequence GTGCAAACATATAACGACTATGATAAAGCTCTCTATTACACGTATTGCTGTAATTGGGATAAATTACTCGTTCTCATGGTTCAAACGAACGATCAATTATTTTCTAAGCGTATTGAGCATTTTTTACACGCTTATCAATACAGCAAAGAACTACCAGAAGTTGATAAACAACTGCAGCTCCTATTTCAATATATTGACCATGCATCCCAAAAGTCGCATGTAGAAGAAGTAGAGCAAATTCAAATGTAA
- a CDS encoding PCYCGC domain-containing protein has translation MKKYVFSLLAVLSLILAGCGSTGTNDQKSSESKKEEHDHASHTQQADIQEKTKGVDTLPTFLDKLDPQMKDIYTVAGQNAELLDWIPCYCGCGESVGHKNNKNCFIREIKKNGEVVWDSHATTCVNCLEIAVESASMKQKGKSTLEIRNYIDNKYKEGYGKPTPTPMPKA, from the coding sequence ATGAAAAAGTATGTATTTTCTTTACTTGCAGTACTAAGCTTAATTCTTGCTGGATGCGGAAGTACTGGTACAAATGACCAAAAATCTTCTGAATCAAAAAAAGAAGAACATGACCATGCATCCCACACTCAACAAGCTGACATTCAAGAGAAAACAAAAGGAGTCGACACACTTCCGACCTTCCTAGATAAGCTTGATCCACAAATGAAAGATATTTACACCGTCGCTGGGCAAAATGCAGAGCTATTAGATTGGATTCCATGCTATTGTGGTTGCGGTGAAAGTGTAGGACATAAAAATAATAAAAACTGCTTTATTCGTGAAATTAAAAAGAATGGTGAAGTTGTTTGGGATTCCCACGCAACGACTTGCGTCAATTGCCTAGAAATCGCAGTTGAATCTGCTTCCATGAAACAAAAAGGAAAATCAACGCTTGAAATTCGTAACTATATCGATAATAAATACAAAGAAGGCTATGGCAAACCAACACCTACGCCAATGCCAAAAGCTTAA
- a CDS encoding GerAB/ArcD/ProY family transporter, with protein sequence MNTMNTSKTVSPYFAFILLHSLQIGIGILGYQRVILKNAGYDAWISLIIAGIATHIVLVCMLKMLEKDGDLISIHTTTFGKWIGSIFSVIFTLYCLLFCLTVLRTYMEVIQVWIFPTIKLWKLTLMFLLVTYYIIKGGFRSVTGICFWGIVLPIFVIFFLIYPMKYAHFRNILPIFTHSPFDMLISAKHSALEFLGFETILIFYPFIEKGKSLKRWAHAGIAFSTLIYVVLAIVSFMYYSEGQLNRTIWPTLTMLKIIKVPFIQRFEYIIIFVWFLIILPNLCLTIWSSCQTMKRSFHISFKFTLPFFIFIIFSASLLFTNRESINTLNTVLSQAGLYIVYAYIPILFLFHSLRWRFKNQSKKSSPDTP encoded by the coding sequence ATGAATACAATGAATACATCAAAAACTGTCTCTCCATATTTTGCATTTATTTTATTGCATTCTCTCCAGATTGGTATAGGAATTCTCGGATATCAACGTGTAATTTTAAAAAACGCTGGTTATGATGCCTGGATTTCTCTTATTATTGCGGGAATTGCAACTCATATTGTACTGGTTTGTATGTTAAAAATGCTTGAAAAAGACGGAGATTTAATTAGCATTCATACAACAACCTTTGGAAAATGGATTGGCTCTATATTTTCTGTAATTTTCACTCTTTATTGCTTATTATTTTGCCTTACTGTTCTTCGTACATATATGGAAGTGATACAAGTTTGGATTTTCCCTACCATTAAGTTATGGAAACTTACCCTTATGTTTTTATTAGTCACTTACTACATTATAAAAGGCGGCTTCCGCTCTGTGACAGGGATATGCTTTTGGGGTATTGTGCTTCCTATTTTCGTGATATTTTTTTTAATTTATCCAATGAAGTATGCACATTTCCGTAATATTTTACCTATTTTTACGCATTCACCTTTTGACATGCTTATATCTGCAAAGCACTCCGCATTGGAATTTCTGGGGTTTGAAACAATTCTTATCTTTTATCCCTTTATTGAAAAAGGAAAATCTTTAAAACGATGGGCCCATGCTGGAATTGCTTTTAGCACCTTAATTTATGTAGTTTTAGCTATCGTATCCTTTATGTATTATAGTGAGGGTCAATTAAACCGTACTATTTGGCCTACTTTAACAATGTTAAAAATAATTAAAGTTCCTTTTATTCAGCGTTTTGAATATATTATTATTTTCGTTTGGTTTTTAATTATTTTACCAAACCTTTGCTTAACCATTTGGTCATCATGTCAAACGATGAAGCGTTCCTTTCATATTTCATTTAAATTTACATTACCGTTTTTTATTTTCATCATATTTTCAGCTTCTCTGCTTTTCACAAACCGTGAAAGTATCAATACATTAAATACCGTACTATCTCAAGCGGGTTTATATATTGTATACGCTTATATCCCAATTTTATTTCTATTTCATTCGCTAAGATGGCGTTTCAAAAATCAGTCGAAAAAATCTTCACCCGACACTCCATAA